A region of Oceanicoccus sp. KOV_DT_Chl DNA encodes the following proteins:
- a CDS encoding acyl-CoA dehydrogenase family protein produces the protein MALVLNEEQRLLKDTSKEFLTANAPVEALRQLRDSNDPIGYSKSLWTQMVELGWASIILPEAYDGLDFGFMGLGAIIEESGHTLTASPLFSTVVLGASALILGGNDQQKQQHLPAVAAGSLTLTLALEETNHHNPSHVALTAAADGANYVLNGDKVLVLDGHTADKIIVTARTSGTTEDANGITLFLLDANSAGVEITQTKMIDSRNAANIRFNNVAVAADAIIGTIDKGFDILEPVLDRGRVCLAAEMLGGAQECFDRTVAYLKEREQFGVKIGSFQALKHRAAIMFTELELSKSVVLDALSAIDENRPGANQVASLAKARLNDVYKLVTNEAVQMHGGIGVTDELEIGFFLKRARVAMQLLGDSGFHKDRYATLAGY, from the coding sequence ATGGCTTTAGTACTGAATGAAGAACAGCGTCTACTTAAAGACACCAGCAAAGAATTTTTAACCGCTAACGCACCGGTAGAAGCACTGCGCCAATTGCGCGACAGCAATGACCCGATCGGCTATAGCAAATCACTGTGGACGCAGATGGTTGAATTGGGCTGGGCCAGTATTATTTTGCCCGAAGCCTACGACGGTCTGGATTTTGGTTTTATGGGGCTAGGCGCCATCATTGAAGAAAGCGGTCATACACTTACCGCGTCGCCATTATTTAGCACTGTTGTGCTCGGGGCCTCCGCATTAATACTGGGCGGCAATGATCAACAAAAACAACAACATTTACCCGCGGTAGCTGCTGGCTCTTTAACGTTGACGCTAGCACTGGAAGAAACCAACCATCACAACCCAAGCCATGTCGCGTTAACGGCTGCCGCCGATGGTGCAAACTATGTCCTCAACGGGGATAAAGTTCTGGTATTGGATGGTCACACTGCCGACAAAATTATTGTCACCGCTCGCACCAGTGGCACCACTGAAGACGCTAACGGCATCACACTGTTTTTGTTAGATGCTAACAGCGCCGGAGTGGAAATCACTCAAACCAAAATGATTGATAGCCGCAATGCCGCCAATATCCGTTTTAATAATGTGGCAGTGGCTGCTGACGCAATCATCGGCACTATCGACAAAGGCTTTGATATTTTAGAACCGGTACTGGATCGCGGTCGCGTGTGCCTGGCGGCAGAAATGCTCGGCGGTGCGCAGGAATGTTTTGATCGCACCGTCGCCTACCTCAAGGAACGAGAACAGTTCGGCGTAAAAATAGGGTCATTTCAAGCGTTAAAACACCGCGCAGCCATTATGTTTACCGAACTCGAATTATCCAAATCCGTGGTACTGGATGCACTCAGCGCCATCGATGAAAATCGCCCTGGCGCTAACCAAGTAGCCAGTCTGGCGAAAGCACGGTTAAACGATGTGTATAAACTGGTCACTAACGAAGCGGTACAAATGCACGGTGGTATAGGCGTAACTGATGAACTGGAGATAGGCTTCTTTTTAAAGCGCGCCCGTGTTGCCATGCAACTGCTGGGCGACAGTGGTTTCCACAAAGACCGCTACGCCACTTTGGCAGGCTATTAA
- a CDS encoding VOC family protein, with protein MPIKLLIDTPEFAVVTTNMDAMRDFYEHILGLEYQSKLEFAGGYMHRYQFGSSVLKLVAYDTAPTQTAIGGEMKAATGYRYCSLVVSNLKEIIAEVAAAGLSTSEITEFGDGIAFAFVQDPDGNNIEFAGTL; from the coding sequence ATGCCAATAAAATTATTAATTGATACCCCCGAATTTGCGGTAGTAACGACAAACATGGACGCCATGCGTGATTTTTATGAACATATTCTAGGGCTGGAATACCAATCCAAACTAGAGTTTGCTGGCGGCTATATGCACCGCTATCAATTTGGCAGCAGTGTTTTAAAACTCGTGGCTTATGACACTGCTCCAACGCAAACTGCCATTGGCGGCGAAATGAAAGCAGCTACCGGTTATCGATACTGCTCACTGGTCGTTTCAAACTTAAAAGAAATTATTGCCGAAGTGGCAGCAGCGGGACTTAGCACGAGTGAAATTACCGAATTCGGCGACGGTATTGCCTTCGCTTTTGTGCAAGACCCTGATGGTAATAATATTGAATTTGCCGGGACACTTTAA
- a CDS encoding sigma-54 dependent transcriptional regulator → MSQKALKLTATILVVEDDCDLREALVDTLEIAGCSVVQADCAEKALALIPQHALDMVVSDINMGAMDGLTLLKEIRQHYPQLPVLLVTAYGSISASVEAIRNGAVDYLVKPFKPQLLVETVGRYVGIASVSEEDQPVAVEPSSLQLLQLAKRVAETDSTVLICGESGTGKEVLARYVHQQSPRAQQPFVAINCAAIPENMLEGMLFGHEKGAFTGAYTSAPGKFEQANGGTLLLDEISEMDVGLQAKILRVIQEREVERLGGRKTIDLDVRIVATTNRNLAEEVRAGRFREDLFYRLSVFPLQWLPLRERLQDIVPLAQKLLQMHTKKMGRPPVDIDASAVMAIRAHNWPGNVRELDNVIQRALIMQPGTVISDFHLRLDPFATTAMNIAPASAPASITNEQPAESMPGNTGNVLEGDLQRREFEIIVDTLRNEGGSRKNTAEKLGISARTLRYKIARMRDIGINVEAVLQNA, encoded by the coding sequence GTTAAAATTAACGGCCACTATTTTAGTGGTGGAGGACGATTGTGATTTACGTGAAGCGCTGGTGGATACCTTGGAAATTGCCGGTTGCTCAGTGGTGCAGGCAGATTGTGCGGAAAAAGCATTGGCGTTAATCCCGCAACACGCATTGGATATGGTGGTGTCGGATATCAATATGGGCGCCATGGATGGGCTGACCTTATTAAAAGAAATTCGCCAGCATTATCCGCAGTTGCCGGTATTGTTGGTGACGGCCTATGGCAGTATCAGTGCATCGGTAGAGGCTATACGCAATGGCGCGGTGGATTACCTGGTTAAGCCGTTTAAGCCACAGTTGTTGGTAGAAACCGTAGGGCGCTATGTCGGCATTGCCAGTGTCAGTGAAGAAGATCAGCCAGTGGCGGTAGAGCCTTCAAGTTTGCAGTTGTTGCAATTGGCCAAGCGGGTAGCAGAAACCGATTCAACAGTTTTGATTTGTGGTGAGTCAGGTACGGGTAAAGAAGTATTAGCGCGCTATGTGCATCAGCAATCCCCTCGTGCGCAACAGCCTTTTGTGGCGATAAACTGTGCGGCTATTCCTGAAAATATGCTGGAAGGTATGTTATTTGGTCATGAAAAAGGCGCGTTTACCGGTGCTTATACTAGTGCGCCCGGAAAGTTCGAGCAGGCTAACGGCGGCACGCTGTTACTCGATGAAATTTCAGAAATGGATGTGGGCTTGCAAGCTAAAATTTTGCGGGTGATTCAGGAACGTGAAGTCGAGCGTTTGGGGGGGCGCAAAACTATTGATCTTGATGTGCGTATTGTTGCAACAACTAATCGTAATCTGGCGGAAGAAGTTAGAGCAGGCCGTTTCCGCGAAGATTTATTTTACCGCTTAAGTGTATTCCCTTTGCAGTGGTTGCCGCTGCGTGAACGCTTGCAGGATATTGTGCCCCTAGCGCAAAAATTACTGCAGATGCACACCAAAAAAATGGGCCGTCCTCCGGTGGATATTGATGCCTCTGCAGTGATGGCTATTCGCGCACACAACTGGCCGGGTAATGTGCGGGAGTTGGATAATGTCATTCAGCGCGCGCTGATCATGCAGCCTGGTACGGTGATTTCTGATTTCCATCTGCGGCTGGATCCCTTTGCGACCACGGCGATGAACATTGCTCCGGCATCCGCACCGGCGTCAATCACTAATGAGCAGCCAGCTGAATCAATGCCGGGCAACACAGGTAATGTGTTAGAAGGGGATTTACAGCGCCGGGAGTTTGAAATTATTGTCGATACCTTGCGCAATGAAGGCGGCTCACGAAAAAATACCGCTGAAAAATTAGGTATCAGCGCCAGAACCCTGCGTTACAAAATTGCCCGCATGCGCGATATCGGGATCAATGTGGAAGCGGTACTGCAAAACGCTTGA
- a CDS encoding acyl-CoA dehydrogenase family protein, with translation MDALETFRIETRAWLEANCPQSMRSPASSKEQVWAGRNKTFPSQDAKDWLERMADKGWTCPEWPSQYGGGGLSPEQGKILTEEMKAINARKPLFDLGIWMLGPALLEYGSEEQKQEHIPKIVRGDIRWAQGYSEPGSGSDLASLKTKAEDMGDHFLVNGTKLWTTNAEKCDWIFCLVRTDPDAIKQQGISFLLIDMETEGVTASPYALISGESEFCETVFDNVKVPKKNLVAEINTGWSVAKALLKHERKLMSEMGDAPSVSFSPAQAAIDYVGLGADGKLKDAALRTQLVEHEMRFRAVGLTHFRSFEERINGISDSNVPMIMKYVGTEEQKNKEELYVALLGARGIGWDENFSDDERLATRNMLFSKALSIAGGTSEVQLNIIAKRVLGLPDA, from the coding sequence GTGGACGCTTTGGAAACATTTCGTATTGAAACCCGTGCCTGGTTGGAAGCCAACTGCCCGCAATCCATGCGTTCACCTGCCAGCAGCAAAGAACAAGTATGGGCGGGACGCAATAAAACCTTTCCCAGCCAGGATGCCAAAGACTGGTTAGAGCGCATGGCCGACAAAGGTTGGACTTGTCCGGAATGGCCATCTCAATATGGCGGCGGCGGCTTGAGCCCCGAGCAAGGAAAAATTCTTACCGAAGAAATGAAAGCGATTAATGCGCGCAAACCGCTGTTTGATTTGGGCATCTGGATGCTGGGGCCAGCTTTATTGGAGTATGGCTCGGAAGAACAAAAACAAGAACATATTCCTAAAATTGTCCGCGGTGATATTCGCTGGGCACAAGGCTACTCGGAACCCGGTTCCGGTTCAGATCTAGCCAGCCTGAAAACCAAAGCTGAAGATATGGGCGACCACTTTTTGGTAAACGGTACCAAGCTGTGGACTACCAATGCAGAAAAATGTGACTGGATTTTTTGTTTAGTGCGTACCGACCCCGACGCCATCAAACAGCAGGGTATTAGTTTTTTATTAATCGACATGGAAACCGAAGGCGTCACCGCGTCTCCCTACGCCTTAATCAGCGGTGAATCAGAATTTTGTGAAACCGTATTCGACAACGTTAAAGTACCAAAGAAAAATCTGGTCGCTGAAATTAACACCGGCTGGTCGGTAGCCAAAGCGCTGTTGAAACACGAACGGAAGTTAATGAGCGAAATGGGCGACGCACCCAGCGTTAGCTTTAGTCCCGCACAAGCGGCGATCGACTATGTAGGTTTAGGTGCTGACGGCAAATTAAAAGACGCCGCGCTGCGCACGCAACTGGTAGAACACGAAATGCGTTTTCGGGCAGTGGGTCTCACCCACTTCCGTAGCTTTGAAGAACGCATCAATGGTATTAGCGACAGCAATGTACCGATGATCATGAAATATGTCGGTACCGAAGAACAAAAAAACAAGGAAGAATTATATGTCGCCTTATTAGGGGCTCGCGGTATTGGCTGGGATGAAAACTTCAGCGACGATGAACGGCTTGCCACACGTAATATGCTTTTTTCCAAAGCCTTATCCATCGCCGGCGGCACCTCTGAAGTGCAATTAAATATTATTGCCAAGCGCGTGCTTGGCCTACCCGACGCGTAA